In Micromonospora sp. NBC_01813, the following are encoded in one genomic region:
- a CDS encoding PadR family transcriptional regulator, whose product MPEVLREPTFLILTALAREPMHGYGLISEVSTLSAGRLTLRPGTLYGALDRLGDDGLIATDREEIVDGRLRRYYRLTDDGESVLRAETERMRLNVQAASQRLRAREQAATTRLAGGVA is encoded by the coding sequence ATGCCCGAGGTGCTGCGTGAGCCGACGTTCCTCATCCTGACCGCCCTTGCCCGGGAGCCGATGCACGGCTACGGCCTGATCTCGGAGGTGTCCACCCTCTCCGCCGGTCGGCTGACCCTGCGTCCTGGCACGCTCTACGGCGCACTCGATCGGCTCGGTGACGACGGGCTGATCGCCACCGACCGCGAGGAAATCGTCGACGGCCGGCTGCGCCGCTACTACCGCCTCACCGATGACGGCGAGTCGGTGTTGCGCGCCGAGACCGAACGGATGCGGCTCAACGTGCAAGCCGCCAGTCAGCGACTGCGTGCCCGCGAGCAGGCCGCTACCACGCGTTTGGCTGGGGGCGTCGCATGA
- a CDS encoding GlsB/YeaQ/YmgE family stress response membrane protein, with the protein MTGEESILERRYRALLRCYPADYRAHRGDEMLDTYVALVDEDRRWPSAADTLDVLAGATRAHLRSAGVAAALPVAATVAIGTVTMLAAFWLTRSEVFVGGLSGPVPTFGPFQTLGAVAWLAWLAVGFVALALPGRAVRVGVVAALAITVALLPAAALMPYDRPTLVVLVPQLALGLVALGLPNSPGGRARLLLRVVVAVVTAIATAFVIITMPGGPYRWFDGDVLAATAAILLIGLLIASGLLAVRGDDRGWLATLLLLPALVLLLVEPLTGLVASYAGTSADSWALTAWVAVASALAAGAALPLATAIRSRRPKPPATACPTCGSRAAPR; encoded by the coding sequence ATGACCGGCGAGGAGTCCATCCTGGAGCGTCGCTATCGGGCGCTGCTGCGCTGCTATCCGGCGGACTACCGGGCTCATCGCGGCGACGAGATGCTCGACACCTACGTGGCCCTGGTCGACGAGGACCGCCGGTGGCCGAGCGCGGCTGACACCCTGGACGTGCTGGCGGGTGCGACCCGTGCCCACCTGCGTAGCGCTGGTGTGGCGGCGGCGCTGCCGGTCGCCGCCACCGTCGCGATCGGCACGGTCACCATGCTGGCCGCCTTCTGGCTGACCAGGTCCGAGGTGTTCGTCGGTGGACTGTCTGGGCCAGTGCCGACCTTCGGCCCGTTCCAGACCCTCGGCGCGGTCGCCTGGCTTGCCTGGCTGGCCGTCGGTTTCGTGGCGTTGGCGCTGCCCGGCCGTGCCGTCCGGGTCGGCGTCGTGGCGGCGCTCGCGATAACGGTAGCTCTGCTCCCCGCTGCCGCCCTGATGCCGTACGACCGGCCTACGTTGGTGGTGCTGGTGCCGCAACTGGCTCTCGGCCTGGTCGCGCTCGGCCTGCCGAACAGTCCCGGAGGTCGGGCCAGGTTGCTGCTGCGGGTCGTCGTCGCAGTTGTCACGGCGATCGCCACTGCGTTCGTGATCATCACCATGCCAGGCGGCCCGTACCGGTGGTTCGACGGCGATGTGCTCGCCGCCACCGCCGCGATCCTGCTGATCGGGCTGCTCATCGCCAGCGGCCTGCTGGCCGTGCGTGGCGACGATCGGGGCTGGTTGGCGACGTTGCTTCTGCTGCCGGCGCTGGTGTTGCTCCTGGTCGAACCGCTCACCGGGCTGGTGGCCAGTTACGCCGGGACCTCTGCGGATTCCTGGGCGTTGACCGCCTGGGTGGCCGTCGCCTCGGCGCTCGCGGCTGGCGCGGCCCTGCCGCTGGCCACCGCGATCCGCAGCCGGCGCCCGAAGCCACCGGCCACGGCCTGTCCGACCTGCGGCAGCCGGGCCGCCCCGAGGTGA
- a CDS encoding CHAT domain-containing protein — protein MSGSDRVEVPVIPPGHAYTHEIAVQVRRPGKFTLTSPNFSYRNEFDVPVRVTDFSADLVARSAPAPVPVRQPAGRLRVWCDNRELDLDAWDELTILVSNETGVALHDVTVALRGPVASDDRQRRIAVLKESATARFTLAVRATERGRHVPVVVTTRYGHLDQSGATRTVMQEDVLDVAVRPAEPSQPAAPVTQPALTEQTVLYLAASPRDLAPLRSDLEMRKVQQLLPLGRARDRFRIEHCPAVRFDDLSQALISYDPQVVHFSGHGDRDGSLYLENDLGEQDSIAPEGLAALFGQHTPTLRCVIVNACHSVRLAEAVSRHIEYVVGMRYEILDKAAIHFSKGFYEALFAGWTVPRAFARGCAHIRARPAMEGQHRTPLLFSRGADPQSC, from the coding sequence ATGAGCGGCTCCGACCGAGTCGAGGTCCCGGTGATACCACCCGGACACGCGTACACGCACGAGATCGCGGTGCAGGTACGGCGACCGGGCAAGTTCACGCTCACCAGCCCCAACTTCTCGTACCGCAACGAGTTCGACGTGCCGGTCCGGGTGACGGACTTCAGCGCGGACCTGGTGGCGAGGTCCGCGCCTGCGCCGGTGCCGGTCAGGCAGCCTGCTGGCCGGCTCCGGGTGTGGTGCGACAACCGTGAGCTCGACCTGGACGCCTGGGACGAGTTGACCATCCTGGTCAGCAACGAGACCGGGGTCGCGCTGCACGACGTCACTGTGGCGCTGCGGGGGCCGGTCGCCAGCGACGACCGACAGCGTCGGATCGCCGTACTCAAGGAGAGTGCGACGGCGCGGTTCACCCTCGCCGTACGGGCGACGGAGCGTGGCCGGCACGTACCGGTGGTGGTCACCACCAGGTACGGCCACCTGGACCAGAGTGGCGCGACCCGGACCGTCATGCAGGAGGACGTGCTCGACGTAGCGGTACGGCCGGCCGAGCCGAGCCAGCCCGCCGCACCGGTCACCCAGCCGGCCCTCACCGAGCAGACCGTTCTCTACCTGGCAGCCAGCCCACGGGACCTGGCTCCGCTGCGCTCGGACCTGGAGATGCGTAAGGTCCAACAACTGCTTCCTCTCGGCAGAGCGCGGGACCGCTTCCGAATCGAACATTGCCCGGCGGTGCGGTTCGACGACCTCAGCCAGGCGCTCATCTCGTACGACCCGCAGGTCGTCCACTTCTCCGGGCACGGCGACAGGGACGGTTCCCTGTACCTGGAGAACGATCTGGGCGAACAGGACTCGATCGCCCCCGAGGGGTTGGCGGCGCTGTTCGGGCAGCACACGCCCACGCTCCGCTGCGTGATCGTGAACGCGTGCCACTCGGTTCGGCTGGCCGAGGCCGTGTCCCGACACATCGAGTACGTGGTCGGGATGCGGTACGAGATCCTGGACAAGGCGGCGATCCACTTCAGCAAAGGCTTCTACGAAGCGCTCTTCGCCGGCTGGACCGTGCCGAGGGCCTTCGCTCGGGGCTGCGCCCATATCCGGGCACGCCCGGCGATGGAGGGGCAGCACCGCACCCCACTGCTGTTTTCCCGTGGAGCTGATCCACAGAGCTGCTGA
- a CDS encoding caspase family protein, with translation MRRSALLIGSQTYGLSGVGNDVDTMADLLGRRGFAVHRCEGRQATRAGILDAYERLIRDAHADDAVVVYYSGHGGLAVAPPALAPPGRTTPPKLQFIVPTDYAESTASDFRGITGAELSVLLVRLANTTDNITVILDACHAAHLSRDGDLVVKALQGRAYLDIAAHLSRQRRQGLDTAVRDVLGNQRAVRVVACRRDQSAYEHTNSAGRRVGVFTEALAQALADTGDQPATWAGLLPRVREQVWDAVPWQRPEAEGPAHRLIFRPVADQPAPAEERHPLGASVTVQWGRVRDGRPAPLPAAGATLSHDDQVYVLVRNTGRSTVHVSVLEFDTLSRISLVTALDPSGIAIGPAEEHLIGRDELDGRLVGFRLSRPADIGDHTLRPAAIVVLVASAPAAPVQAFRDLAAGDHGSVRHDVHRMSFHWAPVRQ, from the coding sequence ATGCGACGCAGTGCCCTACTCATCGGCTCGCAGACATACGGACTCAGCGGCGTGGGCAACGACGTCGACACCATGGCGGATCTGCTCGGCCGACGGGGATTCGCGGTGCACCGCTGCGAGGGCCGGCAGGCGACCCGGGCCGGGATCCTCGACGCGTACGAGCGGTTGATCCGCGACGCCCACGCCGACGACGCCGTGGTGGTCTACTACAGCGGGCACGGCGGCCTCGCGGTGGCACCGCCAGCGCTAGCGCCGCCGGGCCGGACCACGCCGCCGAAGCTGCAGTTCATCGTTCCGACCGATTACGCCGAGTCGACGGCATCGGACTTCCGCGGCATCACCGGTGCCGAGCTCTCGGTGCTGCTCGTCCGGCTTGCGAACACGACCGACAACATCACCGTCATCCTGGACGCCTGCCACGCGGCGCACCTGTCGCGCGACGGCGATCTCGTGGTCAAGGCGCTCCAAGGCCGCGCCTACCTCGACATCGCCGCACACCTGAGCCGCCAGCGACGCCAGGGCCTGGACACGGCGGTACGGGATGTGCTCGGCAACCAACGTGCCGTACGGGTCGTCGCCTGCCGACGCGACCAGTCCGCGTACGAGCACACGAACAGCGCTGGCCGGCGCGTCGGAGTATTCACCGAGGCCCTCGCGCAGGCGCTGGCCGACACCGGCGATCAGCCGGCGACCTGGGCCGGTCTACTTCCCCGGGTACGCGAGCAGGTCTGGGACGCCGTGCCGTGGCAGCGCCCCGAGGCGGAGGGGCCCGCACACCGCCTGATCTTCCGGCCCGTCGCCGACCAACCGGCACCGGCCGAGGAGCGACACCCGCTGGGGGCTTCGGTCACGGTGCAGTGGGGCCGCGTCCGCGATGGCCGGCCCGCGCCGCTGCCGGCGGCCGGCGCGACGTTGTCCCACGACGACCAGGTGTACGTGCTCGTCCGCAACACCGGCCGCAGCACCGTGCACGTCTCGGTCCTCGAGTTCGACACGCTGTCGCGGATCTCGCTGGTCACCGCGCTCGACCCGTCGGGTATTGCGATCGGACCGGCCGAGGAACACCTGATCGGCCGCGACGAACTGGACGGGCGGCTGGTCGGGTTCCGACTCTCCCGGCCCGCCGACATCGGCGACCACACCCTGCGGCCAGCAGCGATCGTCGTCCTGGTCGCCTCGGCCCCGGCAGCTCCGGTCCAGGCCTTCCGGGACCTTGCCGCCGGTGACCACGGCTCGGTCCGGCACGACGTACACCGCATGTCGTTCCACTGGGCGCCGGTCCGTCAGTAA
- a CDS encoding YcaO-like family protein, with protein MSRTDLATGAVVQDGERALSLPEAHLRGMAAAAELDLRVDCTAVLDGDPAVWTATLWRGDDPAPSGLGLGKGSSAAARVGAIFEALEHHLSGLQGLADSETTLRPAGEISRDVTLSQDVALGLLRELPDGPLGCLPFRVATSGAEVDVPLFLSVPDYLDEEADPLRESLGDHYDYTGVSRYSCNNGWAAGTDPVEAAVHALNETIERDAFSLLLIDQFLGRRRSPLVLIEASTLPDDLAALVSAAETIIGRRLYLIDMTSDLGVPAIFAYLPTRDGEPARIRGCGASLSRHYAIARAVSELVQVHLASSLGNIHSAFAAMSPVRHDWTKPYPGLQACYRADFSTRLADATLVPYRETRAPDTTAGHYDELVDALARRGLTPLRRDHYVTGNLAVVNIFVPGLERFMLVTDGQVVVPGARGMAVKNNGVRPESRRSAG; from the coding sequence ATGTCGAGAACGGATCTTGCGACCGGCGCGGTGGTCCAGGACGGTGAGCGGGCGCTGAGCTTGCCCGAGGCCCACCTGCGGGGGATGGCGGCGGCCGCCGAGCTCGATCTCCGGGTGGACTGCACGGCGGTGCTCGACGGTGACCCCGCTGTGTGGACGGCGACGTTGTGGCGCGGCGACGACCCGGCGCCCAGCGGGCTGGGACTCGGCAAGGGAAGTTCGGCGGCGGCACGGGTCGGTGCGATCTTCGAGGCGTTGGAGCACCACCTCAGTGGGCTGCAGGGCCTCGCTGACAGCGAGACGACGCTGCGCCCGGCGGGTGAGATCTCCCGCGATGTGACGCTCAGCCAGGACGTGGCGCTCGGCCTGCTCCGGGAGTTGCCCGACGGGCCGCTGGGGTGCCTTCCCTTCCGGGTGGCGACCAGCGGCGCGGAGGTCGACGTACCGCTGTTCCTGTCCGTGCCGGACTACCTCGACGAGGAGGCCGACCCGCTGCGGGAGAGTCTGGGCGACCACTACGACTACACCGGGGTGAGCCGATACTCCTGCAACAACGGCTGGGCGGCGGGCACCGACCCGGTCGAGGCGGCGGTCCACGCGCTCAACGAGACCATCGAGCGGGACGCGTTCTCCCTCCTGCTGATCGACCAGTTCCTGGGGCGACGCAGGTCCCCGCTCGTCCTCATCGAGGCGAGCACGTTGCCGGACGACCTCGCGGCCCTGGTGTCGGCGGCGGAGACGATCATCGGTCGTCGGCTGTACCTGATCGACATGACCAGCGACCTGGGCGTACCGGCGATCTTCGCCTACCTTCCCACCCGCGACGGCGAACCGGCCCGGATCCGCGGCTGCGGTGCCTCACTCTCCCGCCACTATGCGATCGCCCGCGCGGTGAGCGAGCTGGTCCAGGTCCACCTGGCGTCCTCGCTCGGGAACATCCACTCCGCGTTCGCCGCCATGTCGCCCGTCCGGCACGACTGGACGAAGCCCTATCCCGGGCTGCAGGCCTGTTACCGGGCCGACTTCAGCACCCGGCTCGCCGACGCCACCCTGGTGCCGTACCGGGAGACGCGAGCGCCGGACACTACCGCCGGCCACTACGACGAGCTCGTCGACGCCCTGGCCAGACGCGGCCTCACGCCGTTGCGGCGGGACCACTACGTCACCGGCAACCTGGCCGTGGTCAACATCTTCGTCCCCGGCCTGGAGCGGTTCATGCTCGTCACCGACGGGCAGGTGGTGGTGCCGGGAGCGCGTGGCATGGCGGTCAAGAACAACGGAGTACGACCCGAATCCAGGAGAAGCGCCGGATAG